The following are encoded in a window of Schistocerca nitens isolate TAMUIC-IGC-003100 chromosome 9, iqSchNite1.1, whole genome shotgun sequence genomic DNA:
- the LOC126204468 gene encoding sphingolipid delta(4)-desaturase DES1 — translation MGAHVSRTDFEWSYTEEPHASRRKEILAKYPQIKKLFGYDPNFKWVVTGMVLVQFMMLFVMKDQSWPMIFLVAYVFGGVINHSLMLAIHEISHNLAFGHARPLANKAFGIFTNLPIGIPFSISFKKYHLEHHRYQGDEMKDTDIPTYLEAKLFCNTFGKFCWLCLQPFFYALRPVIIYPKSPTTLEIVNVIIQLIFDVFVYYYFGGKVLVYLIAGSLLAMGLHPVAGHFISEHYMFRKGYETYSYYGCLNWITFNVGYHNEHHDFPAVPGSRLPEVKRIAAEYYDNLPQHNSWVSVLYDFVMDPDIGPYARIKRKNRGLKS, via the exons ATGGGAGCCCATGTTTCGCGGACAGATTTTGAATGGTCTTATACTGAAGAACCACATGCTagtagaagaaaagaaattttgg CAAAATACCCACAGATAAAGAAGTTATTTGGTTATGATCCTAATTTCAAGTGGGTTGTAACAGGCATGGTACTTGTGCAGTTCATGATGTTATTTGTCATGAAAGATCAGTCATGGCCAATGATATTTTTGGTTgcatatgtttttggtggtgtgatAAACCATTCATTAATGCTTG CTATTCATGAAATTTCACATAATTTGGCTTTTGGACATGCACGACCATTAGCTAATAAAGCGTTTGGGATATTCACAAACTTGCCTATTGGTATACCATTTTCAATCAGTTTTAAGAAGTATCACCTGGAGCATCATAGG TACCAGGGTGATGAAATGAAGGACACTGACATACCAACCTACTTGGAGGCGAAGCTGTTCTGCAATACTTTTGGAAAATTTTGCTGGTTGTGTTTGCAACCATTTTTCTATGCTTTGAGGCCAGTTATTATTTACCCAAAGTCGCCAACGACTTTGGAAATAGTTAATGTCATTATCCAGCTAATCTTTGATGTCTTCGTTTATTACTATTTTG GGGGCAAAGTACTAGTGTACTTAATTGCTGGATCATTATTGGCAATGGGGCTGCATCCAGTTGCTGGGCATTTCATTTCCGAACATTACATGTTTCGAAAAGGTTACGAGACATACTCGTATTATGGGTGTCTTAATTGGATAACATTCAATGTTGGCTATCACAATGAGCATCATGATTTTCCTGCAGTTCCTGGATCACGTCTTCCAGAG gtGAAACGGATAGCAGCGGAATATTATGATAACCTACCACAGCACAATTCTTGGGTTAGTGTTTTGTATGACTTCGTCATGGACCCTGATATTGGACCTTATGCACGCATAAAAAGGAAAAACAGAGGATTGAAATCATGA
- the LOC126204469 gene encoding autophagy-related protein 101-like yields MNARSQTLELTVEPRQVKEAVASLFHTVLFHRTVGKFEFIPETPRYTVGTIGFCDVDCDFIDLTYVCCDSEDLDRNLKKEISAFSDSLHRSAQQTTGQISLEFFQRKKNRWPFPIESTWEVWTVRVEIIRLNSEYERELSREKVGDMLTEKILYIVEVMNRNSYIPEFPVEAEVDLVFDTTYEGIQPYLFKLSHTLAGPPNNTVGLTMKKLWKETLTY; encoded by the coding sequence ATGAACGCCAGGTCTCAGACACTAGAACTGACTGTAGAACCCAGGCAGGTAAAGGAAGCTGTAGCtagtttatttcatacagttctttTTCACCGAACAGTGGGAAAGTTTGAATTCATTCCTGAAACACCACGCTATACAGTTGGAactattggattctgtgatgtggatTGTGATTTTATAGATCTTACCTATGTTTGTTGTGATTCCGAGGATTTAGATCgcaatttgaagaaagaaatttcgGCGTTTTCGGACTCCCTACATAGGAGTGCACAGCAGACCACTGGGCAAATATCGTTGGAATTTTTCCAGCGGAAGAAAAACAGGTGGCCATTTCCTATAGAAAGTACTTGGGAAGTGTGGACGGTACGTGTGGAAATTATTAGATTGAACAGTGAATACGAAAGAGAACTATCaagagagaaagttggtgatatgtTGACCGAAAAAATACTCTATATTGTCGAAGTAATGAATAGAAACTCATATATTCCAGAATTTCCTGTTGAGGCAGAAGTGGATCTTGTTTTTGATACAACGTATGAGGGGATCCAGCCATACTTATTTAAGTTATCACATACATTAGCAGGTCCCCCGAACAATACTGTTGGTTTAACAATGAAGAAACTGTGGAAAGAAACTCTTACCTATTGA